A genomic segment from Takifugu rubripes chromosome 20, fTakRub1.2, whole genome shotgun sequence encodes:
- the atp5f1d gene encoding ATP synthase F(1) complex subunit delta, mitochondrial — MLAARFLRRALPVLRQTRSYAEAATGAPQMSFTFASPTQVFFQEASVKQVDVPTLTGTFGILPAHVPTLQVLRPGVVTVFSDDGSAVKYFVSSGSVTVNADSSVQLLAEEAVSLDQLDVAAAKANLEKAQSALAGASDEAARAEVQISIEANEAIIKALE; from the exons ATGCTGGCAGCCAGGTTTCTCCGCCGCGCCCTCCCCGTGTTGAGACAAACTCGGTCCTACGCCGAGGCTGCCACCGGTGCCCCGCAGATGTCCTTCACTTTTGCCTCCCCGACACAG GTGTTCTTCCAAGAGGCCAGTGTTAAACAGGTGGACGTGCCCACGCTCACGGGTACTTTCGGCATCCTTCCTGCCCACGTCCCCACCCTGCAGGTCCTCAGGCCCGGTGTCGTCACAGTTTTCAGCGATGATGGCTCCGCCGTCAAGTACTTCG TGAGCAGCGGGTCGGTAACCGTCAACGCGGATTCTTCAGtgcagctgctggctgaggagGCGGTTTCTTTGGACCAGCTGGATGTTGCT gcAGCCAAGGCCAACCTGGAGAAGGCCCAGTCTGCCCTGGCGGGCGCATCCGACGAGGCGGCGAGGGCAGAGGTTCAGATCAGCATAGAGGCCAACGAGGCCATCATCAAGGCTCTGGAGTAG